The Cotesia glomerata isolate CgM1 linkage group LG7, MPM_Cglom_v2.3, whole genome shotgun sequence genome segment TAGGTCAACACTCCTCGTCTGCACCTTGCGCCATCTTTCCTGTCAATTACAACCGCCACTGCCGTCGTTTCTCTCTGCTCCAAAGTCCCCACGTACCAAACACACACACTAATTGTTGGGTAAGGTGCTTACCAACTTaactttgataattattattccaattttcatttaaatatcaaCTGTTATCGGTGTAACTTAATCACCTCCAGTGAACACACTTTTTGTTGGTCAATCcattaatattgattattatttatcttcaaatctaaaaataacaaagataaataaatatatgcagACGTATTGTAAGATTTATATAGTATTGTTATTCAATAGAATAAaccaaaaatatcaattatcacGCACTTCACTGGCACTGTACTTACGACACACTCGTTTGTTAATTCGGgcttatgtaaaaataataaaacgtaCACACTCGCGTATGATGATATCGCTCAACCCCTCGAGCCCGCTCCAAACCGAGGACGTCGGCACACTGTACACCGGACTCTACAGTGAGCTGAGGACCGCCACCAACGCCGCTTACGACTCTCCACATCAACTACCTCAGCACGTCACACAGTcacacttatttaaatttacatctGTGTGTACCTACTACACCAGCTAAGCCCTCCGTCCAATTCTCCGCTGAATGGAGACCAGCTTGCCGTGCTTGTCGTCGGGATCTATACAATAGCTGCGCAGAGACCACCAACCGCAGTCATCCTttttctacgtagtttttcaaCTAATTTTTGGCTCCTACAGCTGCTGCTCGGTAATGATTTATGACAGCTCTCAATGACAACAGTCTTGCACTATTGCTTTTTTTGGTAATCGATTTTGACAGTCGACTGCCGTTAATTATCGATTCGGGTCATTTTTAATCGACTTTTCTAATATCGATTGTCgtagttttgaaatttttttacaggtGTCGCTTTTTCCCGcctttttgacatttttcttgggatttttttttaagataaattaaaaaatgtactgactgattttttctaatatttttaaatatataattttgatttattttttaataattaaattagaacaaaaaaatattttttaaaaattgcacttacagtttttaaagttttttacaagtgaatttttttttttttttttttgtaatcatttcttcaataaaaaaaaattctaaaaatttttagatgtcggttaacttaattttcattttaaatgttattcatgttaattttataattacaataattacaataatgcaattattaatttcttaaacataaatatctatttttctctttttttacaataatttacttgttgaaaaaaatacatactcAAGTTCTCTGagttaaaactttaattgcaatgaaaaatattttttaaataactaaaaaattttttttccaaaacaaaatctttattttttgttatattttatttttaaaaattatttcctttcAAGTAAagcttgaaaaatattttccaccaattcaatcaaaataatatcaattaaaaaaaaaaaataactcacCAGGGCTGCGAATCTTGGAAATAAGAAACTAGAGCTTCTGTTgtcactaaaaaataaaatttttttaataattaaaaatatttcttcataCTAACACATTAAttacaatgataataattttctattccataatataaaataaaaaactacttCATTATATTCAAGctagtaataaatatctttaaatcgtatcgtcaatttaattattacaattttttattattattattattaattccatgtaaatattaataaaaaaaaagttaccggtgctgtcaattttaaaatacaaaaataatcacTTTCAATGCTTGTCAcggtaaaatttcatttcatcTATGATCAAAACTTATAAAACCATACACTGAcacttatatttatttaattacgcacttgaaacataaaaaaatattaaaaaataattgcgaTAACGTAAAGCTAAGCCAACGGCCGTGTTCACCTTTAACTAATCGTAGAGAAGTGACGTCATAAAAATGGCGTCACATCTTCCAACCAATCAGAGCGCGAGGAAGCTACGCACGCGCTAACTGGCGGGAGAAATTCAAATCACTCATTGCAGTTGTATATTATTTGAACACATAACCGTAACGGTTATTAAAAGTTGAATTTCGGTAGCCGTAGCCACAACACAACGTTGTAcactaaaaaactttttataaatgtgATTTATTCGAGAATTAAtgaaatacaatttttaattattatataaataatcaagCGGCTAAAATACTgctagtaaattttttaacatctgagtcaattagaataaaataaatcgtgttaaaaaataaacagcgttgataaaaaatattgatatttagattttataaatagaCTTGTTGCTTGCTTGGAGATTGTTgcttagtattattattaattaataaatttactaattatGTCACACTTGAGATTTCAAAAAGAATTGAGTAACATAACCCGCATGGACGACGCTATCAAAGGACCTGCACCTCGATGGCAGAAAAAATGCTTGGAAACATCCGCCaagtaagttttttatttttaattatcatttctCATTGATAAAAgcatattataaattttttattttattttttagcttgaGTATGTCGTTAAATAACTCGAGAAAGCCGATGAGCAACAGCTCGATGATGAACATCATGGTTCCCGGCAAGACACCAACAAAACGTGCGGAAACACGGACAAAAAAGACACCTAAAAGTGGGAAAAAGTCTCCaagtatgtatttatatttataaattataagatataaatttattttacaaatttaatcaaaatttactgCAAAAATTCTCAgagttattttaaaactaataaattattaataatataattcaagttttaaatataatcacaattgataattatactaaagttagccgacgtttttaattttttgttttttttttttatttattatattataactacaaaatatttttaaaattattgcacgtttagttttttaaattttttacaaatgaatttttttttaaataattttttcaataaaaaaaaaaaattctaaaaatttttaatgccggctaacttaattttcatttgataatttattttattaataaattaaattgaaatttaggcCGCAATGCGACAACTCCGAAGACTCCAAGTGGTGGAGATAGATTTATTCCTTCAAGGACAACGACTAACTTCGACCTGGCCTACCACAAGCTCACCCAAGCCAAGCTTGAGCAAGATACGAACAAAAACGAGACCAGTCCTACGAAAAAAGAGATGCAAAGATTAATTGAGACGATGACTGGGGTGGATATCAGCAACCAGCGAGTCCTGTCTTACCAGAACAAGGCTCCAGCTCCTCCAGAGGGCTATCAAAACCCATTGAGAGTTGTTTACAGTCAAACAAAGACCCCAGCTAGTGTAAAAACTTCATCTCGGTACATTCCTCAAGCTCCTGATCGTATTCTCGACGCTCCTGAAATTGTTGATGACTACTGTAAGCACttcatctatttttttttttttttttttttatatttataattaattattcttcaagtttattttattataattattttacagacTTAAATTTAGTTGACTGGTCACCAAGTAACATTCTAGCAGTAGCTCTCGGCTCGACAGTCTACCTTTGGAACGCCGCTTCTGGAACAATAGAACAGCTGTTCGAGCTAGAAAATAACGAAGTGGTTTGCTCAGTAGCTTGGATCCAGGAGGGTCCTTATTTAGCAGTAGGAATGCCTTCTGGTAGTACCGAGCTCTGGGATTGCAGTCAAATGAAGCGTGTACGAATTATGAACGGACATGCTGCAAGAGTTGGGTCTTTGGCTTGGAATTCTCATATTTTGACTACTGGCTGcaggtataaataaataaaattttactttattaaataatgaattttgtcaaattgCACCGTACttttctaaatattgacgtttttaaagatataagctcattccaattttacactcatcaagagctttcatttgagtacccacatgcatttttgatatatttttcatatatacatttatataatatatataaatatatgaaatatatgaaaaattgatgtgggtactctaatgaaaggtcccgatgagtgtaacatcaggatgagcttatatctttaaaaatgtcaatagttcacaaaatacaacgtcatttcttaattattgatatttttaaatatataaactcatcccgatgttacactaatcgagacctttcatttgagtacccacatgatatttttgatatattttatatatatggtatttgtgaaatatataaatatataaaatatatgaaaaattgatgtgggtactcaaatgaaaggtctcgatgagtataacatcgggatgagcttatatccttaaaaatgtcaatagttcccaaggtataaggtcatttctcaattatgcatctagagaataataaaattatttactgttTATTAAACAGATCAGGACAGATTGTACATCACGATGTACGACAACGGGAGCACGTAGTAGCAGGTGTAAACGGCCACTCTCAGGAAGTTTGTGGTCTTAAGTGGTCACCCGACGGCAAATATTTAGCAAGTGGTGGTAATGATAATATGCTTCAGATATGGTCAGCTGTTGGTGGACAACATCACGCGCATAATCAAGCATTATACTCGTTTAATCATCATCAAGCCGCT includes the following:
- the LOC123269032 gene encoding cell division cycle protein 20 homolog: MSHLRFQKELSNITRMDDAIKGPAPRWQKKCLETSANLSMSLNNSRKPMSNSSMMNIMVPGKTPTKRAETRTKKTPKSGKKSPSRNATTPKTPSGGDRFIPSRTTTNFDLAYHKLTQAKLEQDTNKNETSPTKKEMQRLIETMTGVDISNQRVLSYQNKAPAPPEGYQNPLRVVYSQTKTPASVKTSSRYIPQAPDRILDAPEIVDDYYLNLVDWSPSNILAVALGSTVYLWNAASGTIEQLFELENNEVVCSVAWIQEGPYLAVGMPSGSTELWDCSQMKRVRIMNGHAARVGSLAWNSHILTTGCRSGQIVHHDVRQREHVVAGVNGHSQEVCGLKWSPDGKYLASGGNDNMLQIWSAVGGQHHAHNQALYSFNHHQAAVKALAWCPWQTNILASGGGTADRTIRFWNCNNGTCLNTIDTKSQVCSLLWSTTYKEIVSGHGYAQNQLTIWKYPSMAKVAELTGHTSRVLHLAMSPDGTTVLSAGGDETLRLWKCFQTDPLKKKKEHTDVKSVASKLKQSIR